The Raphanus sativus cultivar WK10039 chromosome 2, ASM80110v3, whole genome shotgun sequence DNA segment AAACAATCGAAAAGAAAATAGAGAAAAGTTCGTTAAAAGTTAGTTACTCTGTCTTTCCTCGACAACACCGTTTAAAACGTTTCAGACTAACATAACACCGTGGCCCAATCTTCTTCACTCTAGTATCTCTGTCTATCGATCATTGGGCTTAAAAGAGTTTAACCCAACTACTTAACCAACTCGTCTTCGGTTTGGTTCAAACCGGAATGAAAAACCTCAATCTCACAGTTTGctattttgaaaagaaaaaaaaaaagagaaatgtGTTTTTTATTAAGACACGATTCAATCCCATACTCCTCATTTCTTCTTccttgtttcttctttcttcgtcAATTTCAGAAGAAGTCACGACAGATCTGAGTGAATCAAAAGCTCAGGTTTTGTCTTCCTCTTGGGTCTCTCTACTTTCTCTCGGCAATACAATTCAAAGATAGAAAGCTTTAAACAAAAGCCTTTCCCTTTGTACATCATCAACAAACCCTAAACTCCGTGTCCCAACAAGAAACACGTGAATCTCCTCTCctcattcttcttcctcttccatcTCCTCTTTGATTTACTTAATCCATttcaaatgtatttttttcaggTAGAATCAAATGGTTCATCAAAAGTTCTGGGAAAATCAAGAAGATCGAGCCATGGTGGAATCCACCATAGGCACCGAAGCTTGCGACTTTTTCATCTCATCCGCTTCTTCCCTCACCAAGCTACTACTCCCCCCGCCTCCAACCGATCCCAATCTCCAGCAAGGCCTACGTCACGTCGTCGAAGGCTCTGACTGGGACTACGCCGTCTTCTGGCTAGCTTCAAACGCCAACAGCTCAGACGGCTGCGTCCTCATCTGGGGAGACGGCCACTGCCGTGCCGTAAAAGGTTCCCCAGGAGACGACCAAGACGAGACCAAAAGGCGTGTCCTTGGCAAGCTCCGCTCGTCCTTCATCGGTTCTTCAgacgaaggagaagaagatcaTCATCGCCTGGTGAAATCTGGACCTCTTACTGACTTCGACATGTTTTATTTGGCGTCTCTCTATTTTTCCTTTAGGTGTGATTCGACCAAGTACGGTCCTGCTGGGACTTATGTCTCTGGGAAGCCGCTATGGGCTGCGGATCTGCCTAGCTGCTTGAGTTACTACAGGGTTAGGTCGTTTTTAGCTAGATCTGCTGGTTTCAAGACTGTCTTGTCTGTACCTGTGAACTGTGGTGTTGTGGAGCTTGGCTCGCTGAAACTGATTCCGGAGGATAAGAGTGTGATCGAGATGGTGAAGTCTGTGTTCGGTGGATCCGACTTTGTTCAGGCTAAAGAAGCTCCCAAGATCTTTGGTCGTCAGCTGAGCCTAGGCGCGTCGAAGCCACGGTCGATGAGTATCAACTTCTCACCTAAGACGGAGGATGAGTCTGGTTTCTCCTTGGAACCGTATGAGGTGGTGCAAGCGAATCAAGTGTACGGCTACGAGCAAGGGAAAGACGAGGCGGCGTTGTACCTAACCGACGAGCAGAAGCCGAGGAAGAGAGGGAGGAAACCTGCGAACGGAAGAGAAGAGGCCTTGAACCACGTGGAAGCGGAGAGGCAGAGGAGGGAGAAGCTGAACCAGAGGTTCTACGCGTTGAGAGCTGTTGTGCCTAACATCTCCAAGATGGACAAGGCTTCGCTCCTTGCTGACGCGATCACGTACATCACCGATATGCAGAAGAAGATTAGGGTGTACGAGACGGAGAAGCAGGTGATGAAGAGGAGGGAGAGTAATCAGATCACTCCGGCGGAGGTTGATTTTCAGCAGAGGGAGGATGACGCGGTGGTGAGAGTGAGCTGCGCGTTGGAGAACCATCCGGTTTCGAAGGTGGTGCAAGTGTTTAAGGAGAATGAAGTTACCCCTCATGATGCCAACGTGGCTGTGACGGAGGAGGGCGTGGTTCATACGTTCACTCTCCGGCCTCAGGGTGGTTGCACCGCTGAGGAGTTGAAGGACAAGCTCCTCGCCTCTCTCGCACAGTAGTCGTTGTGCTTATTAAAAAGTGTAATGCTGTTAGTTATTGGGTTGTATGATCAATGTACTATTACTAGCCAACCAAAAAACAAGATATGGCTTAGGAGTGTGTAACTGTTTACTTTTGATGTCATGTTGTGATTTGTCTTTTACATAATAAGACTACTTGAGAAGGGAGCTTCTCACTCGTCTCCTATATAAtacatagaaagaaaaaaaaaacagaaaccaGACCGTCTTTGCTCCCTACTCggtcaaaatttcaaaaacatctATGGCTTGGCTTAGTCTACCAGTTGTTGAGCTGAGCTGTAACGCTTTTCACGACGGCATGGTACTGAGTGTGCAAGTACTTCTTTGCCTCGTCGGAACCAGGCTCGTGAAGCCACTCATCGTACATTCTCTTGGCTATTGGATTCTGGAACGGATCTGTGCTCAAAGCCTGGATCCAAAACAGTCAGGTTATATATCTAAGCTTTTGCTTAAAACAATAAAAGGAATGATGAGGCTGCAGGAGAAGCTTACAGTATCACTCATGTAAGTAGCTTCCAGTGAGTTGATCAGTTCTTTCGGAGTCTGTCCCGTCTTTGGCTTAATCTGCCCACCACCATTCAGACAACCTGTTTAAATCCAGCATTTGGAGGACGAGTTAATAACACAAACAAAGTGATTGTTCAAAATAGGCTTTCTGCAAGAGTAGAGAAGATGAACCTGCAGGACACGCCATAATCTCTACATACTGATAATCGCACTTGCGTGTTTTCAGTTTCCTAACAATATTCTGAAGGTTCTGGAAACCGTAACACAGCGCGAATTTCAGCACTGTTTTACCTTCCAACTTCAACAGAGTAAAAAAGACAGtgagaccaaaaaaaaacaggacTAATGAGATAAATCGTTGTGGTCTGTCTCTAGGAAACTTACTTCAAGAGTCAATTCACGAAAATCAGAGTTTCTGAGAGTTTTAAACTCGAGAGGACCTTCGATAGTGTGTCCGAATAACGCTTTTGCCGCATGTCTGAATATTGTTTCTGCGTAACCACCAGAACTCCCAGCTACACCATAAAGATGTCCTTCCTCTGTAACATTCGTCAGCctgatttgttttgaaaatggAAAACGTTAAAACATGAATCAATCACCCTgaaggaaagaagaagaaataataataatgatctTCTTACAATCTATCCAGTGGAGATTCCTCCAAATCTTTAAAGTCTACTCCTTTCAACTGCAGCGCacacatataatataataaacaaagagcAATATTCACATTTTTCGGCTGGATGGAAGTAAAATTACAATGAAGAAAACATGGTTTAATCTTTTATCACCTTTAACAAATCCAAAATTTCACCAGTTGTTAGCACGGAATCAACTTCAGTCAGGTCATCATCAAAGACAAAATCGTCTCTAGCTGCCTCCAGCTTCTTATCGTAACAAGGCATAACAGTCACATGGTAAATCTCCTCCAGCCTAGTTCCAATAAATGGTCAACTATGAATCCAAAAATGTAGTAACGAGAACAAATGATATAACCAGAGTTTCAAGAGTACCTGAGTCCTAACGCTTGACATAAATGGTGTTTGATGGCAGCCCCAATAGCTTGCTGAGGACTCTTAACAGAAGAGACATACGGCAGAACAAAGGAGCCAAGCGTCTTTTCAGCATAACATATCCAACCTTGATTCAACAAAGAACATTTACTCTCACATTGTTTGTCACATTCGAGTAAGTCAAACTTAGTGAAGTTATCTTACCAGGACATGCGGAGGATAGCACAGGAAGAGGGGATTGAGAAATTTCACCATCTTGAGAACTAGCTTGCTTGAAACGGTTCACAAACTCATTACAAGCTTCGATAAGCACCAAGTCTCTGCTGCAGCTCGTATCAAACACAGCTTTAACTCCCAGGGACTTTAAAAACGCAGTCAGCTTCTTGAAGACCCGAAGAGGGGAGATATCGTAATGAACGGCAATGGAGGCTCTGGACTGGGGAGAAAGGGAGACGACCACGTCTTTACCTTTGGTAAGAGCAGAGAGGA contains these protein-coding regions:
- the LOC108842624 gene encoding transcription factor bHLH3 — its product is MVHQKFWENQEDRAMVESTIGTEACDFFISSASSLTKLLLPPPPTDPNLQQGLRHVVEGSDWDYAVFWLASNANSSDGCVLIWGDGHCRAVKGSPGDDQDETKRRVLGKLRSSFIGSSDEGEEDHHRLVKSGPLTDFDMFYLASLYFSFRCDSTKYGPAGTYVSGKPLWAADLPSCLSYYRVRSFLARSAGFKTVLSVPVNCGVVELGSLKLIPEDKSVIEMVKSVFGGSDFVQAKEAPKIFGRQLSLGASKPRSMSINFSPKTEDESGFSLEPYEVVQANQVYGYEQGKDEAALYLTDEQKPRKRGRKPANGREEALNHVEAERQRREKLNQRFYALRAVVPNISKMDKASLLADAITYITDMQKKIRVYETEKQVMKRRESNQITPAEVDFQQREDDAVVRVSCALENHPVSKVVQVFKENEVTPHDANVAVTEEGVVHTFTLRPQGGCTAEELKDKLLASLAQ
- the LOC108842623 gene encoding protein NAR1; the protein is MSDKFSPTLRLGDLNDFIAPSQACIVSLKGSKKPLLDKKPDRPQVVLTPKQQLEPVKISLKDCLACSGCITSAETVMLEKQSLDEFLSALTKGKDVVVSLSPQSRASIAVHYDISPLRVFKKLTAFLKSLGVKAVFDTSCSRDLVLIEACNEFVNRFKQASSQDGEISQSPLPVLSSACPGWICYAEKTLGSFVLPYVSSVKSPQQAIGAAIKHHLCQALGLRLEEIYHVTVMPCYDKKLEAARDDFVFDDDLTEVDSVLTTGEILDLLKLKGVDFKDLEESPLDRLLTNVTEEGHLYGVAGSSGGYAETIFRHAAKALFGHTIEGPLEFKTLRNSDFRELTLELEGKTVLKFALCYGFQNLQNIVRKLKTRKCDYQYVEIMACPAGCLNGGGQIKPKTGQTPKELINSLEATYMSDTALSTDPFQNPIAKRMYDEWLHEPGSDEAKKYLHTQYHAVVKSVTAQLNNW